One Ranitomeya imitator isolate aRanImi1 chromosome 1, aRanImi1.pri, whole genome shotgun sequence DNA window includes the following coding sequences:
- the LOC138658260 gene encoding piggyBac transposable element-derived protein 4-like: MSDSNAGSSFRHNPRKRVCRFTSDEIMRMLEESDSEHEDEPYVPSDDENYVPQVDVTEEDSDIEQEMVIEHENEYESDESVEDDSVPQSAGDIWTAKDETQWCSNPLPNAQTKSRNVLRQRGGPAAISNLYTAKELFKSIMTPEMCDIILRETNRKAKRVCDAYNNELVQRFPDSSKRPPQKTFKQFTETELHAFLGILIAAGVHRANKENLEEMWNVAALPLIRAAMSRDRFKMILRFIRFDNENTRAERVQTDKAAPIRDIWTMLNSNLERAYKPYHCITVDEQLFPFRGHTKFTQYIPSKPAKYGIKIFWACDSSNAYPLQGQLYTGKPTDGPRQVNIGERTVLDLVSSYKGSGRNVTTDNFFTTMELAKVLNSWNMTLVGTVRKNKRFLPNNMQPAKERPVYSTNFAYNHDATVCSYVPKKNKSVVLLSSMHMTGEVEETLAAKPEIIKYYNITKGGVDVMDKMLGEYTVKRRTSRWTLAFFYNMIDVSGLASYIIYREHNPSFRAKDQRRKFLKDLANQLCMIAIEDRSTNKMIMRNHFLRGAVEMVLGRCIVVASQPAAGPKIPHGSRGPSPVVGSCYVCRDLRRKQRKTRKSCVVCVKPICDEHSVAKPTCITCKENQ, encoded by the exons atgagtgatagtaatgctggatctagtttccgccataatccaagaaaacgtgtttgcag atttacgtctgacgaaataatgcgaatgctagaagaatctgattctgagcatgaggatgaaccatatgttccatctgatgatgaaaactatgtaccacaagtggatgttactgaagaagattcagacattgaacaagaaatggtcatagagcatgaaaatgaatacgaatcagacgaaagtgttgaggatgattctgtgcctcaaagtgcaggcgacatttggactgctaaggatgaaactcaatggtgcagtaatccactgccaaatgcacaaacaaaatctcgtaatgtcctacgacaaagaggtggccctgcagcaatcagcaacctatatacagcaaaagagctattcaagtccatcatgactcccgagatgtgtgacatcatattacgggaaacgaatcgaaaggccaagagagtttgtgatgcttacaacaacgaactggtacaacgttttcctgattcttccaaacggccaccacaaaaaacattcaagcaatttactgaaactgaacttcatgcatttttgggcatactgattgctgctggtgtgcacagagccaacaaagagaatctggaggaaatgtggaatgttgctgctctgcctcttatacgtgcagccatgtctcgtgaccgcttcaagatgatactcagatttatcaggtttgacaacgaaaatacacgtgcagaacgtgtgcaaacagataaagctgcaccaatacgggacatctggacaatgctgaacagtaatctggagagagcctacaagccatatcattgtatcaccgtcgacgagcaattatttccatttagaggtcatactaaatttacccagtatataccttcaaaaccagctaaatatggcataaagattttctgggcttgtgactcatcaaatgcctaccctttacaaggtcagctctacactgggaaaccaactgatggtcctcgacaagtaaacattggagaacgaacagtattggacctagtgagctcgtataaaggctctggaagaaatgtcaccaccgataacttctttacaaccatggaactagctaaggtattgaactcctggaacatgacactagttggtacagtgagaaaaaacaaaaggttcctacctaacaacatgcagcctgccaaagaaaggcctgtatactcgacaaattttgcctacaatcatgatgcaacagtctgttcatatgtaccaaagaagaacaaatcagtcgtgcttctatcatctatgcacatgacgggagaagttgaagagacactagcagccaagccagagataataaaatactacaacataacaaaaggtggcgttgatgttatggataaaatgttgggagagtacactgtgaaacgacgaacatcacgttggactttggcatttttctacaatatgattgatgtcagtgggttagcatcctacatcatctacagagaacacaatccaagcttcagggcaaaggatcaacgaagaaagttcctgaaagatctcgcaaatcagctgtgtatgattgcaattgaagatcgtagtacaaacaaaatgataatgagaaaccattttcttcgaggtgcagtagaaatggtgcttggacgatgcattgtggtagcatcgcagccagcagctggccccaaaatacctcatggtagtcgtggaccctcccctgttgttggtagttgctatgtctgcagagacctgaggcgaaaacaacgcaagactagaaagtcttgtgtggtttgtgtgaaacccatttgcgatgaacactctgtagcaaagccaacatgcattacttgcaaagaaaatcaataa